Genomic DNA from Carassius auratus strain Wakin unplaced genomic scaffold, ASM336829v1 scaf_tig00005328, whole genome shotgun sequence:
catgtcatgtgtgtttttagagaaggctaatcagattgatttatggcccttgtcatctctgtaagatctcacatgtaaacatgtgtatgtttcactgttgaaaactgcccgaatcatgattgcattgttctcaccaaacggttctttcacacctccgccaagtatgacacattatccgcattattcttttatcattattcttttgtttttattccacctttattagccttgattgtggtttttcaggctttacaaagcaacaaagcagcgatctcacttcagtctctctttgcatttagcccttatttatcaaaagtcttactataaaaatacaacaaaacattttcttacgaccttaggtgaattattgagacaaaaatgcattatgaagaagaaaagcacctgctattagtagcattggtgctaacgttagcatcaagctacatctgacaatttatgaaattattagtacacttttactcaaaactcactttaaaccccgatcgagtgtttgtaataacttcctttagcgatcaggggtggaatttggtcgtttactgttgtaaaaatatgttatttgtagactttttcatcgctgcacaagttagcatttccgatgtacattttcgattttttttataaaaacgccccagatctcaagaaattctcataccaagctttactatcgtaatcgcgggtttattattcggatattttgtgtgtacagaggtgtttcagtgttgttttggccagataactaccaggaagtgtgcaggaagcatgtgacacgatggggcggtgtccagatatgaaactctaagattgacgtttgaaagacccaatcagagtctgagtcacacaccgcacgagctgtgactactgcacgcacacagagatcgctgggagaggctgtttatcatctgatcgcgtaaatccgtggaaaatgaatagaaatgacgattctgtctgaagaaatatgaagtaaacatcagtaaatatatccatatatctccgcagatatgcatctttggtctgtaaatccttattgacgctgttcagtgagtctatgtgaacacaaataaaccgctgctgacgtgactgaacatgagtgagttgtgaatttctattcaaaatgtggcataataaggatttattattttgcactcctgacataaatcactaaatatctgtcactgcaacaatgttttatcaaaatattggtcaaatatcgaagcttgagtctttaaactttccattgatgcacagtttgtccagatgaagtaagacagtgatgtttaatgtgctgtgaaagtgaaactataataaactggggccgtcagcgatgtttgcacgcaaaggggttttAATAAACACTCAGCCCCCTGCCTCACCTGACCTCTTCTTCTGTCGGCCCCTTTTCTTATGGATGCCGCTGAAGATGTGGTTATTTCCTCTCGTCTGTGTTCGCCCAGACTGTGGTAGGCACAGACTAACTGCGGCAGGAATTTACCGTACCGTGCGTAAGGTCTTGGACATCGACGGGTGGTATGACCTTGCCACTGAGTATCTGGAGTGCAAACGCTGCAAAAAGAAATATCCTGCCTGGTCCGAGGACATCCTAGGACAGCTGGATATGGGCCACCGCAGTCAGTTTCCAGCTTTGCTGACATACAGGTAATTCATAATGACAATCATTCATTATTAGGTGCTTTTATGTGGGTTATTTTTTACCAGCTAAAGCATTTGCATGATTATACTGTTGTTTCCTTAGATACTCATGTGACAACCGGGTGCTGAGGATGATGAGGGAGAGGACACTGGGCAACAGTGTGACTCAGCTTTACAGGAAGCTGATGGAACAGCACAGTGAGGCATGGACACAGCGTGTCTTGcagtacctgactgcctgtgaacCATTCACAAGGTCCTCCCTTGTGCAGCCtcctgtgtttgctgatcctccACTTTTACCTGCTTTGCCTAAACCTAAGTGGCTGTTAGCCGTGTATGCCAGGGATGTTCTGGGGCGACTGCACGAGGTCAAGGCCAAATTAACATCTGTCTTTGGCTGTGTTCTCAAGATGGATTCGACAAAAAAGGTATCAAAGCCCTGTTTATATCCAGAAATTTGCCAGATATGGATATGGCACGGATATGGCTCAGATATGGcacattttttttactcttttatttttccCAATAGGTCACAAAGAAACTTGCCGGTGCTGCTTCAGGAACAGCTGCCTGGTGCACAAATGTCGGAAACGAACACGGCCAGGTCCTTGTCTCTGTGCTGACAGCTGCCGAGGGACATGGACTGGACTCCATGGCAGCTGGTCTGATGAAACGCTACCGAGAGGCAGGAGAGGCAGCCCCAAAAGTGATGTACGTGGACAGGGACTGCTGCAGTCAGTACGGCCAATCGCGGGTGAAGATCATGTTTTTGGAGTGGGATGAGCTTGTAGTGCGCCTCGACATCTGGCACTTCATGCGGCGATTTGCTGCAGGTGTCACGACAGAGGCTCATCCGCTCTATGGGATCTTCATGGCACGTCTGTCCACGTGCATCTTTCAGTGGGATCCAGAGGATGTGGCTGCTCTTCGCTCCGCAAAAGAGGGTGACCTGGCGGCAAAGAAGACTGGCCACATCTCAGAAAAGGCGGTCAGTGCTCGCATTACCCGGAGGGAGTTGGCACTGCACTGCCGGAGGAGGACCAGGGGGGCGGAGGAGACCACCAGATTGATTGGGTCACTGATTGATCAGTTTGACAGTGCGGATGGGAAGGACACCCTGGGAGTTCCTCTGCTGGACCACGAACGGATCCAGCAGATATGGAAGGAACAGCGCAAGCACGTCCAGTGTATCCAAGACCCAGAGGACTTTCCGCTGTACATGAAGACAGGGACACTGAAGAAAGGCGGCGTGGAGCTGTGCTGCTACAGGTGTGCTCGTGGCTCTACCTCCTTGGAGTCATTCCACCTCCACCTGAACCGTTTTATTCCAGGTATTACATGCATATGGATTATTCATTTTTCTGtagaaaatataagcactgtAACTGCTTCCATCACTTTAAAGTAATGCCGCATTAATAAATGTCACACTCTACATTATACTTTTTAATGTCATAAGCATTGACAAAGCTGTCTTTACTAACAAGTGACAATCATTTTTAATATAGTTACAAAACCCTATTAAATGTAGTATACAAATTACTTCAGAGCACCTTATGTGTAGTACATATATTGTACATATGTGACATATAAAacccttttttatatattttttgatattatttaacttttaggaACCAGTGCCAGCGATGCGCATTTTCAGGCCTATCTCCTTGAGGGCTTGATGCGTTGGAATGATGACCGAATGGAAGACGCCATAAAACGGGCGTCCTCCATTCGGACATATGGCAGTGCCATGAGCGAGGCTGTGGACCGGCTTAGCCGAACAGTCTTTGGGAAGCCCTGGGATGAGCGCTATCGCCCTCCTGGAGCATATACAGGTAagacatttaattatttcttttgcAATATTCTATTAAGTTATTAGAGTATTAGAGCCTCCAATGTACTTGATCAATTATtaagaacactttttttattattttattattgtaggtGAATTGCTGGGAATCGAGTACCTTTACAGCCAGACTGGCAAAACACTGACTCCAGTGCTCCAGAACCCAGAGGAGGAAGACCGGCTGGTGGAGGAGGTTGATGATCAGGACCTGCTAGATGAGGGGTTTGAGGAAGAGAGCATGGAGGACATCACAGTTCCAGTGCTGTTTGAGGATGACCCCTGCCTCAGAAACACCCCCTCATCTTTGCCTCTGCCTCAGTCCCCAGCATCACTGGCTGAGCCGTCCACATCATCTGGAGGAGAGGGACAGCATCTCGCCCCTGCCTCTTCAGTGCTGTCACAGCCATCTTTTtgtaaataactttaaagaggtgtgtgaacttgcaagcacgatgtcagacactgtaatatgctctggtcccctccctgcttaccgtggtgacgagatgcatagcagattgtcatcactcaatggctggatgtctaagtggtgcccacagaataacataggttatatagacaattggacgagcttttggggcagacctgacctgtttaaaagagatggtcttcatccctcctggggtggcgccactcttctgtctagaaatatggcaaatagtcttagtgtttatacttgactaactggggcccaggtcaggaagcagacagactggctaaaccgaccgtctgctagctgcctcccgtcacagaggtcagttaattctcagcacatagagactctttcacctagatatcacactatagagactgtgtctgttccacgaactagaaaatacaaaaaacgtccaaaccaagttaaggttaacaatttaattgaggttcaacaaataaaaaacaaatgcaatatggataaacaaatgataaagattggcttattgaatatcagatccatttctacgaaaacactttttgtaaataatatgataactgatcataatatagatgtgctctgcttgacagaaacctggctaaaacctgatgattacattattttaaatgagtccaccccccaagattattgttataaacacgagccgcgtctaaaaggcaaagggggaggagttgcttcaatttataacaatgttttcaggatttctcagagggcaggcttcaagtataattCGTTTGAAGTAAttgtgcttcatataacattatccagagaaaccaatgttaatgataaatcccctgttatgtttgtactggctactgtatacaggccaccagggcaccatacagactttattaaagattttggtgattttacatccgagttagttctggctgcagataaagtcttaatagttggtgattttaatatccatgtcgataatgaaaaagatgtattgggatcagcatttatagacattctgaattctattggtgttagacaacacgtttcaggacctactcattgtcgaaatcatactctagatttaatactgtcacatggaattgatgttgatagtgttgaaaaattattcagccaagtgatgatatctcagatcattatttagttctgtgtaaacttcatatcgccaaaattgtaaattctacttcttgttacaagtatcgaagaaccatcacttctaccacaaaagactgctttttaagttatcttcctgatgtatccgaattccttagcatatccaaaacctcagaacaacttgatgatgtaacagagactatggactctctcttttctagcactttaaatacagttgctcctttacgcttaaggaaggttaaggaaaacagtttgacaccatggtataatgagcatactcgcaccctaaagagagcagcccgaaaaatggagcgcagctggaggaaaacaaaactagaggtatttcgtattgcttggcgggaaagtagcatatcctacagaaaagcattaaaaactgctagatctgattacttttcttctcttttagaagaaaacaaacataaccccaggtatttattcaatacagtggctaaattaacgaaaaataaagcctcaacaagtgttgacatttcccaacaccacagcagtaatgactttatgaactactttacttctaaaatcgatactattagagataaaattgcaaccattcagccgtcagctacagtttcgcatcagacagtgcactatagaccccctgaggaacagttccactcattctctactgtaggagaggaagaattgtataaacttgttaaatcatctaaacttacaacatgtatgttagaccctataccatctaagctcttaaaagaggtgcttccagaagtcataggtcctcttctgactactattaattcctcattgtcattaggatatgtccccaaaaccttcaaactggctgttattaagcctctcataaaaaagccacaacttgaccccagagaactagttaattatagaccaatctcgaatctcccttttctgtccaagatactagaaaaggtggtatcctcacaattatattccttcttagagaaaaatggtatatgtgaggatttccagtcaggatttagaccgtatcatagtactgagactgctctccttagagttacaaatgatctgctcttatcatctgatcgtgggtgtatctctctattagttttattggatcttagtgctgcttttgacacaattgaccacaacattcttttgcatagacttgaacactttgttggcatcagtggaagtgcattagcatggtttaaatcgtacttatatgaccgccatcagttcgtagcagtgaataaagatgtatcatatcgatcacaagtgcagtatggagtacctcaaggctcagtactagggccactactcttcacgctttatatgttacccttgggagatatcatcaggaaacatggtgttagctttcactgttatgctgatgatacgcagctctatatttcctcgcagcccggtgaaacacaccaatttgaaaaactaatggaatgcatagtcgatataaaaaattggatgacgagtaatttcttactgctaaattcagaaaaaacagaggtgttaatcatagggcctaaaaactctacttgtaataacctagaacactttctaagacttgatggttgctctgtcaattcttcgtcatcagttaggaacctaggtgtgctacttgatcgcaatctttccttagaaagccacgtttctagcatttgtaaaactgcatttttccatctcaaaaatatatctaaattacggcctatgctctcaatgtcaaatgcagaaatgttaatccatgcatttatgacttcaaggttagactattgtaatgctttattgggtggttgttctgcacgcttggtaaacaaactacagctagtccaaaatgcagcagcaagagttcttactagaaccaggaagtatgaccatattagcccggtcctgtccacactgcactggctccctatcaaacatcgtatagattttaaaatattgcttattacttataaagccctaaatggtttagaacctcagtatttgaatgagctccttttacattatactcctctacgtccgctacgttctcaaaactcaggcaatttgataatacctagaatatcaaaatcaactgcgggcggcagatccttttcctatttggcgcctaaactctggaataacctacctaacattgttcgggaggcagacacactcgtgcagtttaaatctagattaaaga
This window encodes:
- the LOC113070841 gene encoding uncharacterized protein LOC113070841, yielding MPLKMWLFPLVCVRPDCGRHRLTAAGIYRTVRKVLDIDGWYDLATEYLECKRCKKKYPAWSEDILGQLDMGHRSQFPALLTYRYSCDNRVLRMMRERTLGNSVTQLYRKLMEQHSEAWTQRVLQYLTACEPFTRSSLVQPPVFADPPLLPALPKPKWLLAVYARDVLGRLHEVKAKLTSVFGCVLKMDSTKKVTKKLAGAASGTAAWCTNVGNEHGQVLVSVLTAAEGHGLDSMAAGLMKRYREAGEAAPKVMYVDRDCCSQYGQSRVKIMFLEWDELVVRLDIWHFMRRFAAGVTTEAHPLYGIFMARLSTCIFQWDPEDVAALRSAKEGDLAAKKTGHISEKAVSARITRRELALHCRRRTRGAEETTRLIGSLIDQFDSADGKDTLGVPLLDHERIQQIWKEQRKHVQCIQDPEDFPLYMKTGTLKKGGVELCCYRCARGSTSLESFHLHLNRFIPGTSASDAHFQAYLLEGLMRWNDDRMEDAIKRASSIRTYGSAMSEAVDRLSRTVFGKPWDERYRPPGAYTGELLGIEYLYSQTGKTLTPVLQNPEEEDRLVEEVDDQDLLDEGFEEESMEDITVPVLFEDDPCLRNTPSSLPLPQSPASLAEPSTSSGGEGQHLAPASSVLSQPSFCK